The following are encoded in a window of Epilithonimonas zeae genomic DNA:
- a CDS encoding glycosyltransferase family 4 protein, whose product MKILLDPQIFSQQTYGGISRYYTEIFSELEKKDDLEVVLPIYYTDNFYLKTSNLLSKNKILVSFYNLLSFFKISTKTLRKKKSEKSLKQVCRNNNYDVFIPTYYNPYFLDLIGEKPFVLTVYDMIHELFPQYFSDDPYRVIENKKKLIYKATRIIAVSHNTKKDILKIFPNIDANKIHVIHHGSSIKIKEYGKVNLPKNYVLYVGSRADYKNFRFLVSAIKPILKENPDLVLLAAGGGEFKDDEINYIEDKGLSQQIKQKNFEEDQLGHFYKNAKFFVFPSQYEGFGIPVLESMACGCPIILSNNASFPEVAGDAGIYFDSTSEEDLRSQIRMLLDDDNLRTLFSEKGLEQVKKFDWKVAAEQCLEVYRQAVEDKRK is encoded by the coding sequence GTTGTTTTACCAATTTACTATACCGATAATTTTTATCTCAAAACAAGCAATCTTCTTTCTAAAAATAAAATTCTAGTATCATTTTATAATCTTCTATCATTTTTTAAAATAAGTACAAAAACGCTCAGAAAGAAAAAATCAGAAAAGTCTTTAAAACAAGTTTGCCGGAATAATAATTATGATGTTTTTATTCCCACTTATTACAATCCTTATTTTCTTGATTTAATAGGAGAAAAACCTTTTGTGCTAACTGTTTATGATATGATTCACGAATTGTTTCCACAGTATTTTTCTGATGATCCTTATAGGGTTATAGAAAATAAAAAAAAACTAATTTACAAAGCTACTCGCATCATTGCGGTTTCTCATAATACAAAAAAAGACATACTAAAAATCTTTCCTAATATTGATGCGAATAAAATTCATGTCATTCACCATGGCAGTTCTATAAAAATTAAAGAGTACGGCAAAGTTAATTTGCCAAAGAATTATGTTTTATACGTCGGATCCAGAGCCGATTATAAAAATTTCAGATTTTTAGTCAGTGCTATTAAACCAATTCTAAAAGAAAATCCAGATTTGGTATTATTAGCCGCAGGAGGTGGTGAATTCAAAGATGACGAAATCAATTACATCGAAGATAAGGGTCTGAGTCAACAAATTAAGCAAAAGAATTTTGAGGAAGATCAGTTGGGACATTTCTATAAAAATGCGAAATTTTTTGTTTTTCCGTCACAATATGAAGGATTCGGAATACCGGTTCTCGAATCAATGGCTTGTGGATGTCCTATCATCCTGTCCAATAACGCATCTTTTCCTGAAGTTGCTGGAGATGCAGGTATATATTTTGATAGTACGTCAGAAGAGGATTTAAGAAGCCAAATCAGAATGTTACTAGATGATGATAATTTAAGAACACTATTCTCCGAAAAAGGATTGGAGCAGGTGAAAAAATTTGATTGGAAAGTGGCAGCAGAACAATGTTTGGAGGTTTACAGACAAGCAGTAGAAGATAAGAGAAAATGA